One Amycolatopsis sp. NBC_00355 genomic window carries:
- a CDS encoding ABC transporter ATP-binding protein, with translation MTTIDVRGLTKRYGPDTVVDDLSFTVEPGQVTGFLGPNGAGKSTTMKMILGLAAPTRGSATIGGRRHRDLPVPLTEVGALLDAGAVHGGRKAHDHLLALAVSNGLPRRRVGEVLAQTGLEDVAGKRAGGFSLGMRQRLGIAAALLGDPRVLIFDEPVNGLDPEGIRWIRDFMRSLARDGRAVLVSSHLMSEMAQTADHLVVIGRGRLIADTGVGELMRASGAGTVLVRTPDPGFALRLTAAGATVRDGLESSLVVSGLSSTEIGKLAAYHGVALGELTPQRASLEDAFMELTKDSVEYQGVAG, from the coding sequence ATGACCACGATCGACGTACGGGGCCTGACCAAGCGGTACGGGCCCGACACCGTGGTGGACGACCTCTCGTTCACCGTCGAACCCGGGCAGGTGACCGGGTTCCTCGGGCCGAACGGCGCCGGCAAGTCCACGACCATGAAGATGATCCTGGGCCTGGCGGCACCGACCCGGGGCTCGGCCACCATCGGCGGCCGCCGCCACCGGGACCTTCCCGTGCCGCTCACCGAAGTGGGCGCGCTGCTCGACGCCGGGGCCGTCCACGGCGGCCGGAAGGCCCACGACCACCTGCTGGCCCTCGCCGTGAGCAACGGCCTGCCCCGGCGCCGGGTCGGCGAGGTGCTCGCGCAGACCGGGCTGGAGGACGTCGCCGGCAAGCGGGCCGGCGGGTTCTCCCTCGGCATGCGGCAGCGCCTCGGCATCGCGGCGGCCCTGCTCGGCGACCCGCGGGTGCTGATCTTCGACGAGCCGGTCAACGGCCTCGACCCCGAAGGGATCCGCTGGATCCGGGACTTCATGCGGTCCCTCGCCCGCGACGGCCGCGCGGTGCTGGTGTCCAGCCACCTCATGAGCGAGATGGCGCAGACCGCCGACCACCTGGTCGTCATCGGCCGCGGCCGGCTCATCGCCGACACCGGCGTCGGGGAGCTGATGCGCGCGAGCGGTGCGGGCACCGTGCTCGTCCGCACGCCCGACCCGGGTTTCGCGCTGCGGCTCACCGCCGCCGGCGCCACGGTGCGGGACGGCCTCGAGTCCTCACTCGTCGTCTCCGGCCTGTCGAGCACGGAGATCGGCAAGCTCGCCGCCTACCACGGCGTCGCGCTCGGTGAGCTCACCCCGCAGCGCGCCTCGCTGGAGGACGCCTTCATGGAACTGACCAAGGACAGCGTCGAGTACCAGGGGGTCGCCGGATGA
- a CDS encoding ABC transporter permease yields MSAFTHTVRTVHAEWIKLRSLRSTWFTLACLFVAGLGITALTANAAGKGYASATLADQQAWDPAGRSLMSYVVAQLVVGVLGILVVTAEFATGLMQTSLIAAPRRHRTLVAKVVVAAAVALVAGQALMFAAFFLGQAVFALQDAPNAGLGDPGVLSAVTGGGVYLTAIALLAVGLGVLARATAGAFATLVGIVFLIPGIAGAFPGWLQGLFRYWPTLGAAEVLKTVPDPGFPHPWLNLGGLCLGVAAVLAVAFAVFRRRDV; encoded by the coding sequence ATGAGCGCGTTCACCCACACCGTCCGCACCGTTCATGCGGAATGGATCAAGCTCCGCAGCCTGCGCTCCACCTGGTTCACCCTGGCGTGCCTGTTCGTGGCCGGGCTCGGCATCACCGCCCTGACCGCGAACGCCGCCGGCAAGGGGTACGCGAGCGCGACGCTCGCGGACCAGCAGGCTTGGGACCCGGCCGGGCGCAGCCTGATGTCGTACGTCGTCGCCCAGCTGGTCGTCGGGGTACTCGGCATCCTGGTCGTCACCGCGGAGTTCGCGACCGGGCTGATGCAGACGTCGCTCATCGCGGCCCCGCGCCGGCACCGGACGCTGGTGGCCAAGGTGGTGGTGGCCGCGGCGGTCGCCCTCGTGGCCGGCCAGGCGCTGATGTTCGCCGCCTTCTTCCTCGGCCAGGCCGTCTTCGCCCTGCAGGACGCACCGAACGCGGGCCTCGGCGATCCCGGCGTGCTCTCCGCGGTGACCGGCGGCGGCGTCTACCTGACGGCGATCGCGTTGCTCGCGGTCGGTCTCGGCGTGCTCGCCCGGGCCACGGCGGGCGCGTTCGCCACCCTGGTGGGCATCGTCTTCCTGATCCCCGGGATCGCGGGGGCGTTCCCGGGGTGGCTCCAAGGTCTCTTCCGCTACTGGCCGACGCTGGGCGCGGCCGAGGTCCTCAAGACGGTGCCCGATCCCGGGTTCCCGCACCCGTGGCTGAACCTCGGCGGGCTGTGTCTCGGCGTCGCCGCGGTGCTGGCCGTCGCGTTCGCCGTCTTCCGGCGCCGGGACGTCTGA
- a CDS encoding MFS transporter: MSRATTVSTVVIFILALNLRPAVTSLGAALPDISVAGSLVAAVLVALPLWAIGLGGWATPWLCGRAGTHRTVTVSLIGLAGALLGRVLGGPIPLLVGTALACLSIAVLGTVLPLLAKGSAAYPLGLGLGSTAGALITPVAVLSSSWRVGLGLWAFVALLSHRVWRRTPGEFVAPRRASGPVRARALTLHFGLISTVTFLVMGWLPGILRDGGVSPTTAGACLAVSMAMGLPMMWLVPGWTRRWRNQTLLVVVLAAPNVIGVAGLLVAPAAAPWVWAAATGMGMGSLAFVLTTISLRSKEGSLSLSAVVQGVGYVVAGFGVLACGWLHTHTGGWRMPLLLVLAILLGQVLSGHLSVSRRATVIPFPYRFPLRPRRGLIPEVPLRPPREIPDVGA, translated from the coding sequence ATGTCCCGTGCCACCACGGTTTCCACCGTCGTGATCTTCATCTTGGCGTTGAACCTGCGGCCGGCCGTGACCAGCCTGGGCGCGGCCCTGCCGGACATCTCGGTCGCCGGTTCCCTGGTCGCCGCGGTCCTCGTGGCCCTGCCCCTGTGGGCGATCGGTCTCGGCGGCTGGGCGACCCCGTGGTTGTGCGGCCGCGCCGGAACCCACCGGACCGTCACCGTGTCCCTGATCGGGCTGGCGGGGGCGTTGCTCGGGCGGGTCCTCGGCGGCCCGATCCCGCTGCTGGTCGGGACGGCGCTGGCGTGCCTGTCCATCGCCGTGCTCGGCACCGTGCTGCCGCTGCTGGCCAAGGGATCCGCGGCCTACCCGCTCGGGCTCGGGCTGGGCAGCACGGCCGGGGCACTGATCACCCCCGTCGCGGTGCTGTCGTCGTCGTGGCGGGTCGGCCTGGGCCTGTGGGCGTTCGTGGCCCTGCTGTCCCACCGGGTGTGGCGGCGCACGCCCGGCGAGTTCGTGGCGCCGCGGCGGGCCTCCGGGCCGGTGCGGGCGCGGGCCCTGACCCTCCACTTCGGACTCATCTCGACGGTGACGTTCCTGGTCATGGGCTGGCTCCCCGGGATCCTGCGTGACGGGGGTGTCTCGCCCACGACCGCGGGCGCGTGTCTCGCGGTGTCGATGGCCATGGGGCTGCCGATGATGTGGCTGGTGCCGGGCTGGACCCGCAGGTGGCGCAACCAGACCCTGCTCGTCGTCGTCCTCGCCGCGCCCAACGTCATCGGCGTGGCCGGCCTGCTCGTCGCGCCGGCGGCCGCGCCCTGGGTGTGGGCCGCGGCGACCGGCATGGGCATGGGGTCGCTGGCGTTCGTCCTGACGACGATCTCGTTGCGCAGCAAGGAAGGCTCGCTCTCGCTGTCCGCGGTGGTCCAGGGGGTGGGGTACGTGGTCGCCGGCTTCGGGGTGCTGGCGTGCGGCTGGCTGCACACGCACACCGGTGGCTGGCGGATGCCGTTGCTGCTGGTGCTGGCGATCCTGCTCGGCCAGGTGCTCAGCGGGCACCTCTCGGTGTCGCGTCGGGCCACGGTGATCCCGTTCCCGTACCGGTTCCCGCTCCGGCCCCGGCGGGGCCTCATCCCCGAGGTCCCGCTGCGGCCCCCGCGGGAGATCCCCGACGTCGGGGCCTGA
- a CDS encoding streptophobe family protein, protein MRDVRRGLGAAAAALLVMAAIALAALLLLGAGRFGDLTALTATVVALAVGGSADVVATPSGPLPIAVHGAVDVLPLGVSLAGAVVLGALLLRHGRDGLAVRATSAAVAVVVGLAAISLMSKGNLALRMPGDSGGGSVCGAGTGAASRFGGAVDAGFSAAFLPSVAAAAVWALVVAGSCALAGRFPAVVPGLRVAAMVFGVLTACSVLVAGVFGGAGAAGVVLLALPQAVSGALVLGLGVPWTVTSGGVLSCAVHGIEPGGAWIWVPVVVLTACTVVVATRSGSGGLLRRAGVFAAVTGGALAVVTLLSRVSVDLGVTAFGLSIPVLDGRLSANPLLALAAGAVAGFASGLLAGAISVSSRAWKR, encoded by the coding sequence ATGCGGGACGTCCGCCGGGGCCTGGGCGCGGCGGCCGCCGCCCTGCTCGTCATGGCGGCCATCGCGCTGGCCGCCCTGCTGCTGCTCGGCGCCGGGCGGTTCGGCGACCTCACGGCGCTGACGGCGACGGTCGTCGCACTGGCCGTGGGCGGCTCGGCGGACGTCGTCGCGACCCCGTCCGGCCCGCTGCCGATCGCCGTGCACGGCGCCGTCGACGTCCTGCCGCTGGGCGTCTCCCTGGCGGGCGCGGTGGTGCTCGGGGCTCTGCTGCTGCGGCACGGCCGGGACGGGCTGGCCGTCCGTGCCACGAGCGCGGCCGTCGCCGTTGTGGTCGGTCTGGCCGCGATCTCCCTGATGTCAAAGGGAAATCTGGCTCTTCGGATGCCGGGCGATTCGGGCGGTGGGTCGGTGTGCGGAGCGGGCACGGGCGCGGCGTCACGGTTCGGCGGAGCGGTCGACGCCGGGTTCTCCGCGGCCTTCCTGCCGTCGGTGGCGGCCGCGGCGGTCTGGGCGCTCGTGGTCGCCGGGTCGTGCGCGCTCGCCGGGCGGTTCCCGGCCGTCGTGCCGGGATTGCGTGTGGCCGCAATGGTATTCGGGGTGCTCACCGCCTGCAGCGTGCTCGTCGCGGGGGTGTTCGGCGGCGCGGGTGCGGCCGGAGTCGTCCTGCTCGCCCTGCCGCAGGCGGTGTCCGGCGCGCTGGTGCTCGGGCTCGGCGTGCCGTGGACGGTGACATCCGGCGGCGTGCTTTCCTGTGCTGTCCACGGGATCGAGCCGGGTGGCGCCTGGATCTGGGTGCCGGTGGTGGTGCTGACGGCCTGCACCGTCGTCGTCGCCACGCGGTCCGGCTCCGGTGGCTTGTTACGCCGCGCCGGGGTGTTCGCCGCGGTGACGGGTGGTGCGCTGGCGGTCGTGACGCTGCTGTCCCGGGTTTCCGTCGACCTCGGCGTCACGGCGTTCGGGTTGTCGATCCCGGTCCTCGACGGGAGGCTGTCCGCGAATCCTCTGCTCGCGCTGGCGGCCGGCGCGGTGGCGGGGTTCGCGAGCGGCCTGCTCGCCGGCGCGATCTCCGTATCCTCGCGGGCATGGAAGCGATGA
- a CDS encoding response regulator transcription factor, protein MTSGRLLVVDDEATVRELLSAALRFAGFEVTSAATAGEAVAAATAQPPDLVLLDVMLPDMDGFEVVRRLRERHAPVPVLFLTARDRQADKVTGLSLGADDYVTKPFDLAELIARIRAILRRTTGQLAGVLTVGALALDVEGHQVTRDGRPVRVSATEFRLLHYLMENAGRVVSKAQILDRVWRYDFGGDASIVDTYISYLRRKADTGEPKLIHTVHGVGYVLREPRR, encoded by the coding sequence ATGACGTCCGGGCGGCTGCTGGTGGTCGACGACGAAGCCACCGTCCGCGAGCTGCTCTCCGCCGCGCTGCGGTTCGCCGGTTTCGAGGTGACCTCCGCGGCGACGGCGGGCGAAGCCGTCGCCGCGGCCACCGCGCAGCCGCCCGACCTGGTGCTGCTCGACGTCATGCTGCCGGACATGGACGGCTTCGAGGTCGTCCGGCGGCTGCGCGAGCGGCACGCCCCGGTGCCCGTCCTGTTCCTCACCGCGCGCGACCGCCAGGCCGACAAGGTCACCGGCCTGTCCCTCGGCGCCGACGACTACGTGACCAAACCGTTCGACCTGGCGGAGCTGATCGCGCGGATCCGCGCGATCCTCCGCCGGACCACCGGTCAGCTCGCCGGCGTGCTGACGGTGGGCGCCCTCGCCCTCGACGTCGAGGGGCACCAGGTGACGCGGGACGGGCGGCCCGTGCGCGTCTCCGCCACCGAGTTCCGGCTGCTGCACTACCTGATGGAAAACGCCGGGCGCGTGGTGTCGAAGGCGCAGATCCTCGACCGCGTGTGGCGCTACGACTTCGGCGGCGACGCCAGCATCGTCGACACCTACATCTCTTACCTGCGCCGGAAAGCCGACACCGGGGAGCCCAAGCTGATCCACACCGTGCACGGCGTGGGCTACGTGCTGCGGGAGCCCCGGCGGTGA
- a CDS encoding GH25 family lysozyme, producing the protein MQRLALAVAVLLVFPAATAATAITTAAAAPVAVCGHTSSQPTLKQGATGTEVAEAQCELNLATKASKYTPIGADGSFGPATDARVRVFQACAALGVDGEIGPNTWAALNSWAARPKKCATQGTAGTAQSVVCGLSTARPTLQSGSTGVDVEELQCRLNLAMEPGHYPPLTVDGSFGDGTRNRVIQFQHCVNASADGVAGPTTWSKVADWSSRNTYCVPPKPAGHPIDGVDTAKYQHPGGAPINWGAVKASGVEFATVKATRGLNVTDEYLATDLPAARNAGLAVGPYHFYTGTTAGTGGAQADRFIAAVRATGYTGKRAGDLPPVFDLEWKDDGSGGCPPYVTVADAKAWLDKVAAAFGRTPIIYTQKSFLDACLGGTTAFAAYPMQLADYRQSVTQPALPAGSSTWLMWQYTDAAIADGIPAPATGDVFNGTQAALDQLANR; encoded by the coding sequence ATGCAAAGACTCGCTCTGGCCGTCGCGGTGCTGCTGGTGTTCCCCGCCGCGACCGCCGCCACGGCCATCACCACCGCCGCGGCCGCACCCGTCGCGGTGTGCGGGCACACCAGCTCCCAGCCCACCTTGAAACAGGGGGCGACCGGCACCGAGGTCGCCGAGGCCCAGTGTGAACTGAACCTGGCGACCAAGGCGAGCAAGTACACACCCATCGGCGCGGACGGCTCCTTCGGCCCGGCGACCGACGCCCGGGTGCGCGTGTTCCAGGCGTGCGCCGCGTTGGGCGTCGACGGCGAGATCGGGCCGAACACGTGGGCCGCGTTGAACTCGTGGGCCGCGCGGCCGAAGAAGTGCGCCACCCAGGGCACGGCGGGCACCGCGCAGAGCGTCGTGTGCGGCCTGTCCACCGCCCGCCCGACGCTGCAGAGCGGGTCCACCGGCGTGGACGTCGAAGAACTGCAGTGCCGGCTGAACCTCGCCATGGAACCCGGCCACTACCCGCCGCTGACGGTGGACGGCAGCTTCGGGGACGGCACCCGCAACCGGGTGATCCAGTTCCAGCACTGCGTCAACGCCAGTGCCGACGGCGTCGCCGGGCCCACCACCTGGTCGAAGGTCGCCGACTGGTCCAGCCGCAACACCTACTGCGTGCCACCGAAACCCGCCGGGCACCCGATCGACGGCGTGGACACGGCGAAGTACCAGCACCCCGGCGGTGCGCCGATCAACTGGGGCGCGGTGAAGGCGTCCGGCGTCGAGTTCGCGACCGTCAAGGCGACCCGCGGCCTGAACGTCACCGACGAGTACCTGGCCACGGACCTGCCCGCCGCCCGCAACGCGGGCCTGGCCGTGGGGCCGTACCACTTCTACACCGGCACCACGGCGGGCACCGGCGGCGCGCAGGCGGACCGGTTCATCGCCGCGGTGCGCGCCACCGGGTACACCGGCAAGCGCGCCGGTGACCTGCCGCCCGTGTTCGACCTGGAGTGGAAGGACGACGGCTCCGGCGGCTGCCCGCCGTACGTCACCGTCGCCGACGCCAAGGCGTGGCTGGACAAGGTGGCCGCGGCGTTCGGCCGGACCCCGATCATCTACACCCAGAAGTCGTTCCTGGACGCGTGCCTGGGCGGCACCACGGCGTTCGCCGCCTATCCGATGCAGCTCGCCGACTACCGCCAGTCCGTCACGCAGCCGGCCCTGCCCGCCGGGTCGAGCACCTGGCTGATGTGGCAGTACACCGACGCCGCCATCGCCGACGGCATCCCCGCGCCGGCGACCGGCGACGTCTTCAACGGCACCCAGGCCGCGCTCGACCAGCTCGCCAACCGCTGA
- a CDS encoding MFS transporter, with protein MVDDFRLRSVAVAAYGPAALFGLSEGAVLPVVVLSAIDRGASTSTAALIAALLGVGSLVANIPAGMLATRFGERRSMLLAAAVMVAGVLTCLVDLGRGPWSLLLYGCGILLIGAASAVYSLARQSYLTEIVPAHMRARALSTLGGSMRVGVFLGPFAGAGAMQFAGLPGAYYVSLAAIVAGGALVFRVPDLQVSAGDRADASAVTTRGMLRQRWRVYATLGAGVLLLSAIRQTRQTVVPLWAAHIGLSPTAGSIVYGLAGAVDALTFYPAGKVMDRHGRRWVAVPATLVLGVSFVAMPFASGAVALTVAAMVMGFGNGIGSGIVMTLGADVSPRVGRPTHIAIWNELSDIGSGVGPLILSAVTALAGLGAGIVASGLVGFAAAGALWRWIPRPQRPAP; from the coding sequence ATGGTTGACGACTTTCGCCTGCGCTCGGTCGCCGTGGCGGCGTACGGGCCGGCGGCCCTGTTCGGGCTGTCCGAGGGAGCCGTGCTGCCGGTCGTCGTGCTGAGCGCGATCGACCGCGGGGCGAGCACCTCCACGGCCGCGCTGATCGCCGCGCTGCTCGGCGTCGGGTCCCTGGTCGCGAACATCCCGGCCGGGATGCTGGCGACCCGGTTCGGCGAACGCCGGTCGATGCTCCTGGCGGCGGCCGTGATGGTCGCGGGTGTCCTGACCTGCCTGGTCGACCTGGGCCGCGGGCCGTGGTCGCTGCTGCTCTACGGCTGCGGGATCCTGCTGATCGGGGCGGCGAGCGCGGTCTACAGCCTGGCCCGCCAGTCGTACCTGACCGAGATCGTGCCGGCGCACATGCGGGCCAGGGCGTTGTCGACGCTGGGCGGGAGCATGCGCGTCGGCGTGTTCCTCGGGCCGTTCGCCGGGGCCGGGGCGATGCAGTTCGCCGGGCTGCCGGGCGCGTACTACGTGAGCCTGGCCGCGATCGTGGCGGGGGGCGCGCTGGTGTTCCGGGTGCCCGACCTGCAGGTCAGCGCCGGCGACCGGGCGGACGCGTCCGCCGTCACGACGCGGGGGATGCTCCGGCAGCGCTGGCGGGTGTACGCGACGCTGGGCGCCGGGGTCCTGTTGCTGTCGGCGATCCGGCAGACCCGCCAGACCGTGGTGCCGCTGTGGGCGGCGCACATCGGGCTGTCGCCGACGGCCGGCTCGATCGTCTACGGCCTCGCCGGCGCCGTCGACGCGCTGACGTTCTACCCGGCCGGGAAGGTGATGGACCGCCACGGCCGGCGGTGGGTGGCCGTGCCCGCGACGCTCGTGCTGGGCGTTTCCTTCGTCGCCATGCCGTTCGCGAGCGGCGCGGTCGCGCTGACGGTGGCGGCCATGGTGATGGGGTTCGGCAACGGCATCGGGTCGGGCATCGTGATGACGCTCGGCGCCGACGTGTCACCCCGGGTGGGGCGGCCCACCCACATCGCCATCTGGAACGAGCTCTCGGACATCGGCTCCGGGGTCGGGCCCCTGATCCTGTCCGCGGTGACCGCGCTGGCCGGCCTCGGTGCCGGAATCGTGGCGAGCGGCCTGGTCGGGTTCGCGGCGGCCGGGGCGTTGTGGCGGTGGATCCCGCGACCGCAGCGCCCCGCTCCTTAG
- a CDS encoding D-Ala-D-Ala carboxypeptidase family metallohydrolase, producing the protein MSLPMSRRTLLRSAAVIGTALAVSPLLLPGVAQAYPWSRTLAEGSTGADVTELQIRVAGWAADSPSHSRVSIDGEFGPGTAAAVRRFQAAYGLGADGEAGPATQAALNALEQSDGSTAHFNFSEFTDRVSGTFNGGKVSAATAKENARRCMYKLEAVRKKLGNKAITVNSGFRSIAHNAEIGGASDSMHMYGTAADLDVPGVANKTVYQKAETSGFSGLETYNTDHQHVDSRADLGRAWWWENGTV; encoded by the coding sequence ATGAGTCTCCCCATGAGCCGCCGCACGCTGCTCCGCAGCGCGGCGGTGATCGGCACGGCCTTGGCGGTCAGCCCGCTGCTGCTGCCGGGTGTCGCCCAGGCTTACCCGTGGTCCCGCACCCTCGCGGAGGGCAGCACCGGCGCCGACGTGACCGAGCTCCAGATCCGGGTCGCGGGCTGGGCGGCCGACTCTCCCAGCCACAGCCGGGTCTCGATCGACGGCGAGTTCGGCCCCGGCACGGCCGCGGCGGTCCGCCGGTTCCAGGCGGCGTACGGCCTGGGCGCGGACGGCGAGGCCGGCCCGGCCACCCAGGCCGCGCTCAACGCGCTGGAGCAGAGCGACGGGTCCACCGCGCACTTCAACTTCAGCGAGTTCACCGACCGGGTGAGCGGGACCTTCAACGGCGGCAAGGTCAGCGCGGCCACCGCCAAGGAGAACGCCCGCCGCTGCATGTACAAGCTGGAGGCGGTGCGCAAGAAGCTCGGGAACAAGGCGATCACGGTGAACTCCGGGTTCCGCAGCATCGCGCACAACGCGGAGATCGGCGGCGCCAGCGACAGCATGCACATGTACGGCACCGCGGCCGACCTGGACGTGCCGGGCGTGGCCAACAAGACCGTCTACCAGAAGGCCGAGACCAGCGGGTTCTCCGGCCTGGAGACCTACAACACCGATCACCAGCACGTGGACAGCCGGGCCGACCTCGGTCGCGCGTGGTGGTGGGAGAACGGGACGGTCTGA
- a CDS encoding long-chain-fatty-acid--CoA ligase: protein MSVPTVTELLLARAGDERPGLRFEDETCTWAEHVRASARRAADLREAMDWDKPPHVGVLADNVPAFSVLLGACAFAGAVLVGLNPTRRGEALARDVRLADCQFVLAERKYRPLLKGLDLGGIDVRDLESPPSANAPLDPVPASADDLLMLIFTSGTSGDPKAVRCTHGKIAFPGAMLARRFGLSASDTVYVTMPMFHSNAIMAGWAVGLAAGAGIALRRRFSASGFLPDVRKFGATYANYVGKPLSYVVATPPGPDDADNPLRLVYGNEGASADLAAFEKRFGCKVVDAFGSTEGGVGFARTDDTPPGSLGRPADDVAIVHPHTGRPCPPAEFGPDGRLVNAEEAVGELVNTTGAGWFAGYYRDPGADAERLRGGRFHTGDLAYADADGFCFFAGRLGDWLRVDGENLGTAPIERILLRHPAIVDAAVYAVPDPVTGDQVMAAIVTDGTPVDPAGFGRFLAGQPDLGPKQVPRYVRTVRELPRTSTFKVVKRQLSAEGLDCSDVIWERAGQDIAYTTVSTMPTTDTPD, encoded by the coding sequence ATGAGCGTCCCGACCGTGACCGAGCTGCTGCTGGCCCGCGCCGGAGACGAGCGCCCGGGCTTGAGGTTCGAGGACGAGACCTGCACCTGGGCCGAGCACGTCCGGGCTTCGGCACGCCGCGCGGCCGACCTCCGGGAGGCGATGGATTGGGACAAACCGCCGCACGTCGGCGTTCTGGCCGACAACGTGCCGGCGTTCTCCGTCCTCCTGGGTGCCTGCGCGTTCGCCGGGGCGGTGCTGGTCGGGCTCAACCCCACCCGCCGCGGGGAAGCCCTCGCGCGGGACGTCCGGCTCGCCGACTGCCAGTTCGTGCTCGCCGAGCGGAAGTACCGGCCCCTCCTGAAGGGACTGGACCTCGGCGGGATCGACGTGCGGGACCTGGAGTCACCGCCGTCGGCGAACGCGCCGCTCGATCCCGTGCCCGCGTCGGCGGACGACCTGCTCATGCTGATCTTCACCTCGGGCACCAGCGGCGACCCGAAGGCCGTGCGCTGCACCCACGGCAAGATCGCGTTTCCCGGCGCGATGCTCGCCCGGCGCTTCGGGCTGTCCGCCTCGGACACCGTCTACGTCACGATGCCGATGTTCCACTCCAACGCCATCATGGCCGGCTGGGCGGTCGGGCTCGCGGCGGGCGCGGGCATCGCCCTGCGCCGCCGGTTCTCCGCCTCCGGCTTCCTGCCCGACGTCCGGAAGTTCGGCGCGACCTACGCCAACTACGTCGGCAAACCCCTGTCCTACGTGGTCGCCACTCCCCCGGGCCCGGACGACGCGGACAACCCCCTGCGCCTCGTCTACGGCAACGAAGGAGCGAGCGCCGACCTGGCCGCGTTCGAGAAGCGGTTCGGCTGCAAGGTCGTCGACGCGTTCGGCTCCACCGAGGGCGGTGTGGGGTTCGCCCGCACCGACGACACCCCGCCCGGCTCGCTGGGCCGGCCGGCCGACGACGTGGCCATCGTGCACCCGCACACCGGCCGGCCGTGCCCACCCGCGGAATTCGGTCCCGACGGCCGGCTGGTCAACGCCGAGGAGGCCGTCGGCGAACTGGTCAACACCACCGGGGCCGGCTGGTTCGCCGGGTACTACCGCGACCCCGGGGCCGACGCGGAACGGCTGCGCGGCGGCCGGTTCCACACCGGTGACCTCGCCTACGCCGACGCCGACGGGTTCTGCTTCTTCGCCGGGCGGCTCGGCGACTGGCTGCGCGTCGACGGGGAGAACCTCGGCACCGCGCCGATCGAGCGGATCCTGCTGCGCCACCCCGCGATCGTCGACGCCGCCGTCTACGCGGTGCCCGACCCGGTGACCGGGGACCAGGTGATGGCCGCCATCGTCACCGACGGCACCCCCGTGGACCCCGCCGGGTTCGGCCGGTTCCTCGCCGGTCAGCCGGATCTCGGGCCCAAACAGGTGCCCCGGTACGTGCGCACGGTCCGGGAACTGCCGCGGACGTCGACGTTCAAGGTCGTCAAGCGGCAGCTTTCCGCCGAGGGCCTGGACTGCTCCGACGTGATCTGGGAGCGCGCGGGGCAGGACATCGCCTACACCACCGTGTCCACCATGCCCACCACGGACACTCCGGACTAA